The Spirosoma foliorum genome has a window encoding:
- a CDS encoding type IV secretory system conjugative DNA transfer family protein codes for MDNYNLDTTLIGLASDSEKSGWTIRHACEGVGIFGGIGSGKTSGSGHMLALKYLANGFGGLVLTAKKTEKEDWIEYCRLTGRENDLIILEEKGQHCFNFLEYEASQTSGEASLTDNIVDVLKTVINAGQEQGGGRNDDPFWQSALDMLMASIIDLCKLAYGHVTVMRLFDIVQTIPKSEEALHLEVAKPKAFTQAFESARGYVTSQIDSWILTLSQKEREQLSVDDVFESEVLEAIPDARLLKHLDQFFFDNFIPLSDKTRSIIDFSFSAFLAPLVREPVYSLFSRNHSTFTPEDSLEGKIILINLPVKSYQKVGQNCQILFKYVWQKSMEKRDVRTNGRPVFLWADEAQTFLHEKDAEFQATARSSRVCTVYISQNLPNYYASMGGQRSEYRVKAFLGTLATKLFHANADAETNKYASELIGDAYFVDENESMTVSQNFSQTRGRSLKLERVVRPEGFVNLKTGGAS; via the coding sequence ATGGACAACTATAATTTGGACACCACTCTAATCGGGCTGGCGTCTGACTCAGAGAAAAGTGGCTGGACTATAAGGCATGCATGCGAAGGCGTGGGAATTTTCGGAGGGATCGGGTCAGGTAAAACATCAGGAAGTGGTCATATGTTGGCTCTGAAATATTTGGCAAATGGTTTTGGCGGTTTAGTGCTGACTGCAAAAAAAACAGAGAAGGAAGACTGGATAGAGTATTGCCGTCTAACCGGACGTGAAAATGATTTGATTATTCTGGAAGAAAAAGGTCAGCACTGTTTTAATTTTCTGGAGTATGAGGCTTCTCAGACCTCTGGCGAGGCATCTCTTACAGATAATATAGTTGATGTTTTAAAGACGGTTATTAACGCGGGCCAAGAACAAGGCGGAGGAAGGAATGACGATCCATTCTGGCAATCAGCGCTCGATATGCTCATGGCAAGCATTATTGATTTGTGTAAACTGGCTTATGGTCATGTAACAGTGATGCGGCTATTCGATATTGTCCAGACTATTCCCAAGAGCGAAGAAGCGTTACATCTAGAAGTTGCCAAACCTAAGGCATTTACACAGGCGTTCGAGTCAGCACGTGGCTATGTAACCTCTCAAATTGATAGCTGGATTCTTACTCTTTCACAAAAAGAACGGGAGCAGTTGAGTGTTGATGATGTGTTTGAATCTGAAGTATTGGAAGCCATTCCAGATGCCAGGTTGCTGAAACATCTGGACCAGTTTTTCTTCGACAATTTCATACCGCTTTCTGACAAAACGAGAAGCATCATCGATTTTTCATTTTCTGCTTTCCTGGCTCCGTTGGTACGTGAACCGGTTTATTCATTGTTTAGTCGAAATCATTCCACGTTTACGCCGGAAGATAGCTTGGAAGGAAAGATCATCCTGATCAATCTACCGGTGAAGTCCTATCAAAAAGTGGGGCAGAATTGTCAAATATTGTTTAAATACGTCTGGCAAAAATCAATGGAAAAACGGGATGTTCGCACCAATGGTCGTCCAGTTTTTCTCTGGGCCGACGAAGCACAGACTTTTTTACACGAGAAGGACGCGGAGTTTCAGGCTACGGCCCGTAGCAGCCGTGTCTGTACGGTCTACATTAGTCAAAACCTGCCCAATTATTACGCGTCAATGGGCGGGCAGAGAAGTGAATACCGGGTCAAAGCATTTTTAGGTACGCTGGCTACAAAGCTGTTTCATGCCAATGCCGACGCTGAAACAAACAAATATGCTTCAGAACTGATTGGTGACGCCTACTTTGTGGATGAAAACGAGAGTATGACGGTGTCTCAGAATTTTTCACAAACGCGAGGGCGCTCTCTAAAACTTGAACGAGTTGTACGCCCGGAAGGCTTCGTGAATTTAAAAACGGGGGGGGCCTCTTAA
- the mobF gene encoding MobF family relaxase: MIPSTSAAHAKAYFSDALSKADYYLNDQELQGQMRGKLAERLGLVGPVTKDVFFALCENINPTTGENLTPRTKDNRVTGWDCNFHVPKSVSILHSLSNDDHILDAFRESVRLTMLDMEQDVKTRVRKDGLQDERQTGELLYSEFIHQTARPVDGHLPDPHLHAHCFIFNATWDEKEQEIKSARVRDVFSDIPYYHARFHKRLSDKLIELGYQIRRTDKSFEVEGVPQAVIDLFSKRTDEIGRIAKDKGITDAKELDALGARTRSRKQKGHTMAELQAEWRKQILDLDTGDKDDGKQIIRFAPAKEKTTLTSERCVEHALEHGFERASVLQDRRLLASAYRHSIGDASVKLDSITDRFKSDERLIHVEEKGRILCTTRQVLQEEQRMVKLAQAGQGKLKPLYTKAPEVKLDGQQADAIRHVLTTTHRVSIIRGAAGSGKTTLMSEATAWMKKAGKTVTVVAPTSQASRGVLREEGFEHAETVARLLSDEKMQQALIGQVIWVDEAGLLSNQDMTALLGLAQEKNARLILGGDTRQHASVVRGDALRILNTVGGIQTAEVSKIYRQRDAGYRTAVEDLSRGDVRQAFARLDSMGSIQSVDPLKPNEALVKDYVATLRKGKSALIVSPTHQQAEAVTEAIRDKMKASGLLGKKEISATRLTNLNMTEAQKSDWRNFRPGQIIQFNQNRPGIKRGSVWTVDTSTDKGVIIKNEEGHSLPLPTGKSGDYDLYRKDDLALAKGDSIRITRNGFDAEKNRLNNGQILEVISVNKAGELHLRNSVSKADYKLSKEYGHLAHAYCVTSHASQGKTVDEVFISQPAATFPATDAKQFYVSVSRGRDRARIYTDDKEQLLDHASRLGDRQSASELVKRKNQTLDMVQQRIRADLNRTPVNKGKPKEVVKPARSRDRDYEPGL; encoded by the coding sequence ATGATTCCATCAACCTCAGCCGCCCATGCCAAAGCGTATTTTTCCGATGCGCTGTCGAAGGCTGATTACTATTTGAATGATCAGGAACTTCAGGGACAGATGCGCGGCAAACTGGCTGAACGGTTAGGTCTCGTCGGCCCAGTGACAAAAGATGTCTTTTTCGCCCTCTGTGAAAACATCAACCCCACCACCGGGGAGAACCTGACACCCCGAACAAAAGACAATCGTGTCACCGGTTGGGACTGTAATTTCCATGTCCCCAAGTCCGTCAGCATTCTGCATAGTCTTTCGAACGACGATCATATTCTGGATGCGTTTCGCGAGAGTGTACGCCTGACCATGCTGGATATGGAACAGGATGTCAAAACCCGTGTGCGCAAGGACGGGCTACAGGATGAACGGCAGACGGGTGAATTGCTGTACAGCGAATTTATCCATCAAACCGCCCGACCGGTTGATGGTCATTTACCCGACCCACATTTACATGCCCATTGTTTCATATTTAACGCCACCTGGGATGAAAAAGAACAGGAGATCAAATCCGCGCGGGTGCGCGATGTCTTCTCTGATATTCCGTATTACCATGCCCGGTTTCACAAGCGGCTTTCAGACAAGCTTATTGAACTGGGCTATCAGATCAGGCGGACGGACAAATCGTTTGAGGTTGAGGGTGTCCCGCAAGCTGTGATTGATCTGTTTTCAAAACGGACGGATGAAATCGGTCGCATTGCCAAGGACAAAGGCATTACCGACGCGAAAGAACTGGATGCGCTCGGGGCGCGGACCCGCTCTAGAAAACAGAAAGGCCACACGATGGCCGAACTGCAAGCCGAGTGGCGCAAACAGATTCTGGATTTAGATACAGGCGATAAAGACGACGGGAAACAGATTATTCGCTTCGCCCCAGCGAAAGAGAAAACAACGCTTACATCTGAGCGCTGTGTCGAACACGCTTTAGAGCATGGTTTTGAACGGGCCTCTGTGTTACAGGATCGTCGCCTGCTGGCTTCGGCCTATCGGCACAGTATCGGCGATGCGTCGGTTAAACTGGACAGCATTACCGACAGATTTAAGTCAGACGAGCGACTGATCCATGTTGAAGAGAAAGGTCGGATACTCTGTACAACCAGACAGGTGTTGCAGGAAGAACAACGGATGGTGAAACTAGCCCAGGCAGGTCAGGGTAAGCTTAAACCCCTATATACAAAGGCTCCTGAAGTAAAGCTGGATGGTCAACAGGCTGATGCGATACGGCACGTGCTGACCACGACCCACCGCGTGTCCATTATTCGCGGTGCAGCGGGTAGCGGCAAGACGACGCTGATGAGCGAGGCTACCGCCTGGATGAAGAAGGCCGGTAAAACTGTAACCGTTGTGGCACCGACCTCGCAGGCGTCGCGTGGTGTCTTGCGAGAAGAAGGATTTGAGCATGCTGAAACGGTAGCCAGGTTACTGTCTGACGAAAAGATGCAGCAGGCTTTAATAGGTCAGGTCATCTGGGTTGACGAAGCCGGGTTGCTGTCAAATCAGGATATGACTGCTCTCCTTGGTTTGGCCCAGGAGAAAAATGCCCGGCTTATTCTGGGCGGTGACACGCGGCAACATGCCAGTGTGGTACGTGGTGACGCTTTACGTATATTGAATACCGTTGGAGGCATTCAAACAGCGGAAGTCAGCAAGATTTACCGTCAGCGAGATGCCGGATATCGGACGGCTGTGGAGGATTTATCCAGGGGTGATGTCCGTCAGGCATTCGCCAGGCTGGATAGTATGGGCTCAATTCAGAGCGTTGACCCATTGAAGCCGAATGAAGCCTTGGTGAAGGATTATGTTGCTACACTCCGCAAGGGAAAATCAGCTTTAATCGTCTCGCCGACTCATCAGCAGGCCGAAGCCGTAACAGAAGCCATTCGCGACAAAATGAAAGCGAGTGGGCTGCTTGGTAAAAAAGAAATATCAGCCACCCGGCTCACAAATTTGAACATGACCGAAGCGCAGAAAAGTGACTGGCGCAATTTTCGTCCCGGACAGATTATTCAGTTTAACCAAAACAGACCCGGCATTAAACGCGGTAGCGTGTGGACTGTTGACACCAGCACGGATAAAGGGGTGATCATCAAAAATGAAGAAGGACACTCCCTGCCCTTACCAACCGGCAAGTCTGGCGATTATGATCTGTATCGAAAAGACGATCTCGCGCTGGCCAAAGGGGATTCCATCAGGATTACCCGCAATGGCTTTGATGCCGAAAAGAACCGGTTGAATAATGGCCAGATTCTGGAAGTCATATCAGTCAATAAAGCGGGTGAGTTGCATTTGCGAAACAGCGTTAGCAAAGCGGATTATAAATTAAGTAAGGAGTACGGCCATCTGGCTCATGCGTATTGCGTTACCTCTCATGCCTCCCAGGGTAAAACGGTTGATGAGGTGTTCATTTCACAGCCAGCGGCCACCTTTCCCGCAACGGACGCTAAACAATTCTATGTGTCTGTATCGCGCGGTCGTGACCGGGCGCGGATTTATACCGATGACAAGGAACAGTTGCTGGATCATGCATCACGCCTTGGTGACCGGCAATCGGCGTCTGAACTGGTGAAGCGAAAAAATCAGACGCTGGATATGGTGCAGCAACGCATTCGAGCCGATTTAAACCGGACACCGGTCAATAAGGGAAAACCAAAGGAGGTCGTCAAACCAGCAAGAAGCAGAGACCGCGATTATGAACCAGGGCTTTAA